A region from the Corylus avellana chromosome ca7, CavTom2PMs-1.0 genome encodes:
- the LOC132186336 gene encoding regulator of nonsense transcripts UPF2 codes for MDHHEDENRAGAENRGKHDDEESVARLEEIKKSVEAKMALRQSNLNPERPDSGFLRTLDSSIKRNTAVIKKLKQINEEQREGLMEDLRGVNLSKFVSEAVTAICDAKLRSSDIQAAVQICSLLHQRYKDFSPSLIQGLLKVFFPGKSGDDLDADRNLKAMKKRSTLKLLLELYFVGVIEDGGIFMNIIKDLTSLEHLKDRDTTQTNLTLLGSFARQGRIFLGLPLSGQEIHEEFFKVLNITADQKKFFRKAFHAYYDAAAELLQSEHSSLHQMEHENAKILNAKGELSEENVSSYEKLRKSYDQLYRNVSSLAEALDMQPPVMPEDGHTTRVTTGEDASPPVSGKDSSVLEAIWDDEDTRAFYECLPDLRAFVPAVLLGETEPRVNEQLTKTQEQHTELAPESDHGQQATPDTAEVSADSGDLQEGKSIEKGKDKEEKDKEKTKDSDKEKGKEKEADKKGEIEKEKLKSIEGTNLEALLQRLPGCVSRDLIDQLTVEFCYLNSKSSRKKLVRALFNVPRTSLELLPYYSRMVATLSTCMKDVSSMLLQMLEEEFNFLINKKDQMNIETKIRNIRFIGELCKFKIAPAGLVFSCLKACLDDFTHHNIDVACNLLETCGRFLYRSPETTIRMANMLEILMRLKNVKNLDPRHSTLVENAYYLCKPPERSARVTKVRPPLYQYIRKLLFSDLDKTTIEHVLRQLRKFPWSECEPYLLKCFMKVHKGKYGQIHLIASLTAGLSRYHDEFAVAVVDEVLEEIRLGLELNDYGMQQRRIAHMRFLGELYNYEHVDSSVIFETLSLILVYGLGTPEQDALDPPEDCFRIRMVITLLDTCGHYFDRGSSKRKLDRFLVHFQRYILSKGALPLDVEFDLQDLFAELRPNMTRYSSIEEVSAALIELEEHEHAVSTDKANNEKHSDTENPPTRTTSDSVPANGQRIVNGPEENGQVHEDIGDSDSDSGSGSTEPGGHDDEYLDDENHDGGCDSEDEDDDDGGGPASDDDDEVHVRQTVAEVDPQEEASFELELRAVVQESMEQRRLELRGRPALNMMIPMNVFEGSTKDHHGRGVGGERGDEALDEEAGGSKEIQVKVLVKRGNKQQTKQMYIPRDCSLVQSTKQKEAAELEEKQDIKRLVLEYNDREEEELNGLGAQTMNWSQGPHRGSSRGSTWDGTGGRGSGPRHRHQNYSSGGLYYNRKR; via the exons ATGGATCACCATGAGGATGAAAACCGAGCTGGAGCTGAAAATCGAGGCAAGCATGATGACGAG GAATCTGTTGCTCGTCTTGAGGAAATTAAGAAATCAGTGGAGGCAAAAATGGCTCTTCGTCAAAGCAATTTGAATCCTGAAAGGCCTG ATTCAGGATTCCTTAGGACATTGGATTCCAGCATTAAACGCAACACAGCAGttataaaaaaactaaagcaGATAAACGAAGAGCAGCGTGAAGGTCTGATGGAAGACTTGCGAGGTGTCAACCTAAGCAAATTTGTTAGTGAAGCTGTGACAGCAATTTGTGATGCCAAGCTTAGAAGTTCAGATATTCAAGCAGCAGTTCAG ATATGCTCTTTGCTTCATCAAAGGTACAAAGATTTCTCACCAAGCCTGATTCAAGGGCTCTTGAAGGTCTTTTTTCCTGGAAAGTCTGGGGATGACTTGGATGCAGATAGGAACTTGAAGGCCATGAAAAAGCGCAGCACCTTGAAACTCCTTTTGGAACTTTACTTTGTTGGAGTTATAGAAGACGGTGGCATTTTCATGAATATAATTAAGGATCTTACTAGCTTAGAACATTTAAAGGACAGGGATACTACTCAGACAAATTTGACCCTTCTTGGTAGTTTTGCTCGACAAGGAAGAATTTTCCTGGGGCTTCCACTCTCTGGACAAGAAATTCATGAAGAG TTTTTTAAGGTCCTTAATATCACGGCAGATCAAAAGAAGTTCTTCAGGAAGGCATTCCATGCATATTATGATGCTGCAGCTGAGCTACTTCAGTCCGAGCATTCT tCACTTCATCAAATGGAGCATGAAAATGCGAAGATCCTTAATGCTAAAGGAGAGCTCAGTGAGGAAAATGTCTCTTCATATGAAAAGCTACGAAAATCTTATGACCAACTGTACCGCAACGTCTCCTC TTTAGCAGAAGCCCTTGATATGCAGCCTCCAGTGATGCCAGAGGATGGTCACACTACTAGGGTTACTACTGGGGAGGATGCTTCACCTCCTGTTTCCGGGAAAGATTCTTCTGTTCTAGAAGCTATATGGGATGACGAAGATACCAGGGCTTTCTATGAATGCTTACCTGATCTCAG AGCATTTGTACCAGCAGTATTATTGGGAGAAACTGAGCCCAGAGTGAATGAGCAATTGACGAAGACACAGGAGCAACATACT GAACTGGCACCTGAATCAGACCATGGTCAACAGGCTACCCCAGATACAGCAGAGGTTTCTGCAGACTCTGGCGATTTGCAGGAGGGGAAAAGCATAGAGAAGGGAaaagataaggaagaaaaagataaagaaaagacTAAAGATTCAgacaaagagaaagggaaagaaaaagaagcagatAAAAAGGGAGAAATTGAAAAGGAGAAACTAAAAAGCATTGAAGGCACAAATTTGGAGGCTTTATTACAGAGGCTCCCAGGTTGCGTGAGCCGTGATCTTATCGATCAACTGACT GTagaattttgttatttaaattcAAAGTCAAGTAGAAAAAAGCTTGTGAGGGCATTGTTTAATGTCCCAAGGACATCGCTGGAACTACTACCATACTACTCACGGATGGTTGCCACACTGTCAACTTGTATGAAGGATGTCTCTTCTATGCTGTTGCAGATGTTGGAGGAGGAGTTCAACTTCTTAATCAATAAAAAG GATCAAATGAATATTGAAACAAAGATAAGGAATATTAGGTTTATTGGAGAACTCTGCAAGTTTAAAATTGCACCTGCTGGCCTCGTTTTTAGCTGTTTGAAG GCTTGTTTAGATGATTTCACCCATCACAACATTGATGTTGCGTGCAATCTTCTTGAGACATGTGGCCGTTTTCTTTATCGGTCTCCTGAAACTACCATACGGATGGCTAACATGTTGGAAATATTGATGCGcttgaaaaatgtcaaaaacttGGATCCTCGCCACAGCACTCTTGTTGAAAATGCTTACTACCTCTGCAAACCACCAGAAAGATCTGCACGGGTCACTAAAGTCCGTCCTCCATTATATCAG TATATTAGGAAATTGCTATTTTCAGATCTTGATAAGACCACCATTGAGCATGTCCTGAGACAACTTCGGAAATTTCCATGGAGTGAATGTGAGCCATATCTTTTAAAATGCTTTATGAAAGTTCACAAGGGGAAGTATGGTCAGATTCACTTAATTGCTTCTCTTACTGCTGGTTTGAGTCGCTATCATGATGAATTTGCCGTAGCTGTTGTTGATGAG GTTTTGGAGGAGATCAGGCTTGGTCTAGAACTAAATGACTATGGGATGCAACAAAGACGCATTGCCCATATGCGGTTCCTAGGGGAGCTATACAATTATGAGCATGTAGATTCATCTGTTATTTTTGAGACactttctttgattcttgtctATGGCCTCGGCACTCCAGAG CAAGATGCACTAGATCCACCGGAAGATTGTTTTCGCATCAGGATGGTTATTACTCTTCTTGATACCTGTGGTCACTACTTTGATCGAGGCTCTTCTAAGAGGAAACTTGATAGATTCTTGGTACATTTCCAGAGGTATATTCTCAGCAAAGGTGCACTGCCGTTGGATGTTGAATTTGACTTGCAG GACTTGTTTGCAGAACTACGGCCCAACATGACTCGATACTCATCCATTGAAGAAGTGAGTGCAGCTCTAATAGAACTCGAGGAGCATGAACATGCTGTTTCAACTGACAAGGCCAATAATGAGAAGCACTCTGACACAGAAAATCCTCCAACCAGAACTACTTCCGATTCTGTTCCAGCAAATGGACAGAGAATTGTGAATGGCCCTGAGGAAAACGGTCAGGTGCATGAAGACATTGGCGACAGTGATAGTGATTCAGGGAGTGGCAGCACAGAGCCAGGGGGACATGATGATGAATATTTGGATGATGAGAATCATGATGGTGGATGTGATAGtgaggatgaggatgatgatgacgGGGGTGGACCTgcttctgatgatgatgatgaagtcCATGTCAGACAGACTGTTGCGGAGGTGGACCCTCAGGAAGAAGCCAGTTTTGAGCTGGAGCTTAGGGCTGTAGTGCAG GAGAGCATGGAGCAGCGCCGTCTAGAGCTGCGGGGTCGACCTGCATTAAATATGATGATACCAATGAATGTGTTTGAGGGGTCCACAAAGGACCATCATGGAAGGGGTGTTGGAGGGGAGAGGGGCGATGAGGCATTAGATGAGGAGGCTGGAGGAAGCAAGGAGATTCAGGTGAAAGTTCTTGTGAAGCGTGGGAACAAGCAGCAAACGAAGCAGATGTACATCCCTCGGGATTGCTCACTTGTGCAGAGCACAAAACAGAAAGAAGCAGCTGAGCTTGAAGAGAAACAGGACATCAAGAGGCTGGTATTGGAGTACAATGATAGAGAAGAGGAGGAGCTTAATGGATTGGGTGCCCAAACAATGAACTGGTCACAAGGTCCCCACAGGGGTTCCAGCCGTGGCAGCACTTGGGATGGAACCGGTGGTAGGGGTAGTGGACCACGTCATCGGCATCAGAATTACTCAAGCGGTGGACTCTATTACAACAGAAAAAGGTGA